The genomic DNA CGTGCTCGGCATCTGCAAGGCCTATGCGACGCGCGTCGGTGGCGGTCCGTTCCCGACCGAGTTGAACGACGAAATGGGCGAGCGCCTGCGCAAGGTCGGCAACGAATTCGGTGCCAGCACCGGTCGCCCGCGTCGTTGCGGCTGGATCGACCTGGTGGCGCTCAAGCGCGCCGTGCAGATCAACGGCATCAACGGCCTGGCCATCACCAAGCTGGACGTGCTTGACGGTCTGCCGAGCATCAAGGTTTGCGTGGCCTATGAGTATCGCGGCAAGCGTCGCGAGCTGGCGCCGCTGGACGCGGACGGTTGGGCTGAGTGCAAGCCGGTCTACCTGGAATTCCCGGGTTGGGAAGAGTCCACCGCAGGCATCCGCGACTGGAACAAGCTGCCGGCCGCTGCGCGTGCCTACTTGCGCGCCGTCGAAGAGTTGTCCGGCTGCCGTTTGGCCCTGGTGGCTACCGGTGCGGACCGCGACGACACGATCATTCTGGACGATCCGTTCGCATAAGCGTTCGCATCACGTCGAGATATATGAGAAGGGCTCTCTGACGAGAGCCCTTTTTTATTTGCCCTGTCCAGACGAGACATGGTTGTCCGTTGTCTGCTCGATGTCCGGACACACCGACCGTCCGCGGACAACGGTATCGTCTGCTGTGCTGACATGAGAAATGGCTTCAGATAGCCGTTTGCAAGGCATTCGAAGACTTGGCACGACCCTTGCCATCTACTCCGTGAAAGCAACTTTTCTAATCTCACGGAGAACAGTCATGAAATTCGAAACCCTGATGCTGCCGAGCCTGTTTGCGGTTTGTTCGCTGGTTTGCGTGCTGACGTTCGGTGCGATGCTGATCTGACGATCGGTCCGACGCATTCGTTTTCTCTATTCACGGACTCCAAGGTTTTCTTATGCGAATGGCTTCACGCGTGTTGATGGCTGCGACGTTAGCGATGGTATGCGCACCGGCGTTTTGTCGTGACGATGTCCTGCCGATTCCGCCGTCCGGGGTGATCGGCACGCAGGACGCGATGCTTTCGCCGGACTACTGGATCACCAGGGCGCCCGCGCCGGATCAGTTGATCCTGACGCGTGCGCAGATCGATACGCAGAATGCTCGGCTGTTCGCATCCGATCCGAGCATGTACGACTTGCGCAAGATCGGGCCGATGCTGACGCGCGCACAGGTGCTGGCGTGGATCACCAAGGTGTCCAAGCTTCCGTCCAAGCCGCTCATGGACGTGAAGAACCGGCTCCTTCCGAAGGAAGCGATCGATACGATCGTGGCCAGTATCGACCTGGATGCGATTCCCGCCAGCGAACCGGCGCGTTACGGCATGGCGGTGCATCGCGTCTCACTGCGCAACTTTCCGACGAACATGCGCGCGTTCACGGTAAAGGACCAACCCGATTTTGAGAGCTTTCAGGAAAGCACGATCTTTCCCGGCGACCCGGTGGTGATTGCGCATACCAGCCGCGATGGCCAGTGGTATTTCATTGTCAGCCCGCGTTATGCCGCATGGGTCGAGAAATCGGCGATCGCCGAGGGCAGTGCGGAGCAGGTGTTGTCGCATGTAGAGAAAACACTGTATCGCGTGATTACCGGCGACAAGGTACGCACCGTCTTCACACCCGAAGCACCCGAGGTTTCCGAACTGCAATTGGACATGGGTACGCGCGTACCATTGGCCAATGTGCCGCCGGACCAGTCGGTGAACGGGCAGGGTCCGTATGCGTCCTGGACATTGGAGCTGCCCACGCGTGCCGACGATGGCTCGCTGCATTTTCAAGCTGCGCTATTGCAGCGTCAGGCCGATAGCGCAGCGGACTACTTGCCGCTCACCCGCGCCAACATTATCCACCAGGCATTCAAGTTTCTCGGCGAACGTTACGGTTGGGGACATCTCTACAACGGCCGCGATTGCAGCGGATTCGTCTCCGATGTCTATCGCAGCCTGGGCGTGCAGATGCCGCGCAATACCGGTGATCAGGCAAATAGCCCGGCTTTGTCGCATCGTTTGTTTACCGCGAAAGACGACCATGCGACTCGCATGAAGGCTTTGGCCGATGCGCAGGTCGGTGACCTGATCTATATCCCTGGCCACGTGATGATGTTTCTCGGTCGCGTCGACGGGGAACCCTATGTCATCC from Dyella sp. GSA-30 includes the following:
- a CDS encoding SH3 domain-containing protein, which encodes MRMASRVLMAATLAMVCAPAFCRDDVLPIPPSGVIGTQDAMLSPDYWITRAPAPDQLILTRAQIDTQNARLFASDPSMYDLRKIGPMLTRAQVLAWITKVSKLPSKPLMDVKNRLLPKEAIDTIVASIDLDAIPASEPARYGMAVHRVSLRNFPTNMRAFTVKDQPDFESFQESTIFPGDPVVIAHTSRDGQWYFIVSPRYAAWVEKSAIAEGSAEQVLSHVEKTLYRVITGDKVRTVFTPEAPEVSELQLDMGTRVPLANVPPDQSVNGQGPYASWTLELPTRADDGSLHFQAALLQRQADSAADYLPLTRANIIHQAFKFLGERYGWGHLYNGRDCSGFVSDVYRSLGVQMPRNTGDQANSPALSHRLFTAKDDHATRMKALADAQVGDLIYIPGHVMMFLGRVDGEPYVIQDVGGVIFLDSTGHKRWTQTNEVSVTPLLPLLIDEKLSYVDAMTSLVHIRP